In Granulicella mallensis MP5ACTX8, the sequence CTGCTGAGGGCAAGCCTCCAGCCCTGTACCCCCTGCACATCACCCAGAGGATGGTATGGTGACGCAACAACAATATCCGCATGACCAGAAAGAACTCTCAGAATCATTGCAAACAAATCCGCCGGCCTATAGCTGCAATCACCATCAATCGTGCAAACAATATCTGCATTTGCATGGCGGAATGCTGTGCGAAATGCTTCTCCAAGTCCGCGATTTTCAGGATGTCTGTAGGCTTCGTACTCTGCACCAGGAGGGACAGTACTGCGGATCCGGCTGAATGTTTCGTCCTGACTTCCATCGTCTACAAAGAGGTAGCAAACTTTGAAGCTTCCCGACAGGCGGCGGTGCAAGCTTAGCAGCGCCCTGCCCAGGACTTCCATAGTCTGCTCCTCGTTGTAGAGAGGGACCATGATACAAACGCTCGGAACTATTCGAAGAGGAGTTTTATTCATCGAAATCCACCCAAGGCATAATGTGCCTCCATGTTAGAGAGAGGTCTCGTTTTAGCAGCGAACGATCTTCGGTGAGTTGATTCCCTTAGTTGCATTTCGAGTATCGACAACGAGATTCGCACCTTCAACGATCGCTTCGTAGTCATAGTCTGAGTGGTCCGTTACGATGACGACACAGTCGTAGTCACCAATCGTATCCAGCGACGTGTTCTTCATACCCAGGTTGTAGTGACGTCCTCTGCCTACGGTTGGGAAGTAAGGATCGTTGTAATCTACCTTCGCTTGCTCCTGCTGCAGTAACTCGATGATCTGCAGAGACGGGGACTCCCGAAGATCGTCGATGTCCTTCTTATAGGCGATACCCAAAACAAGGATCTTAGACCCGCTCAAAGCCTTGCAGCGCCGATTCAGCGCCTCTGATACCGACTGCAACACGTGACGGGGCATACCTTCATTGATTTCACCCGCGAGCTCAATGAACTTCGTATGGAAATCCCACTCGCGCGCCTTCCAGCTCAGGTAAAACGGGTCGATCGGAATACAGTGACCACCAAGACCCGGACCAGGATAGAAGGGCTGGAAACCAAACGGTTTCGTTGCAGCCGCATCAATCACTTCCCAGATATCGATCCCCATGCGGAGCGAAAGTAGTTTCAGCTCATTCACTAGAGCAATATTTACGCAGCGATAGATGTTCTCGAGCAGCTTCGTCATCTCAGCCGCTTGCGTGGTGGAAACCTTCACCACACGACCAAAGATGTTTTCGTAGAGAGCACCCGCCAGTTGGCCCGCAATCGGCTCATGTCCGCCGACAACCTTCGGGATGTCGCGCCGGGCTACGGTATTGTTACCCGGGTCTTCACGTTCGGGCGAGAATGCCACGTAGAACACGTTATCGCTTACATCCTTATCGGATTCCCGGGCATGGAGTCCGATGCGGCTCCCTCTGTTGAGGATCGGAATCAAGATCTCTTCAGTAGTTCCCGGATACGTCGTGCTCTCAAGGACCACTAACTGGCCGACACGGAGGTGCGGAGCAATTGCTTGCGCCGTCTTCTCAATGAAGCTCAGATCTGGCTCACGATGCTCCGTGAGGGGTGTAGGAACGCAAAGAATGATTACGTCCTGGTCAGAGATTATGGAGAAATCTTTGGTTGCGCTGAAACCGCGTTCGGCAGCAACCTGAATATCCGTGTGAGGAATGCGTTGAATATAGCTGCGCCCTTCGGACAGAGACGAGACTTTTTTGGCGTCAATATCAAAACCCTGGACGACAAAGCCAGCTTCACTGAACAGGAGCGAGAGAGGTAGACCGACGTAGCCAAGACCGATGACGCCAACTTTCGCTGTCCGGTTATTCAGTTTCAGCAGTTGGTGTTCGGCGACGGAAGGGAGTGGGACTGCGATAGTGGTTGTCATGTCCGGTGTTAGGGCATGCAGCGTGCCAAATGACTACGACGCTTGAGGAAATCAGTTTTCCCTCAGCTCATTCACCATCATCCGGCAGATAGCAACCGAACCAGCAGCACTCTGCCTACCCCCGGTCAAACGAGTATGCAAAGCTTTGCGTGAGCTGCGCAATTCGAATTGCTTCGGCGATCAAGTTGTATGCAAACAGGTTGCAAATACTTGCTCTTCTTCCTATATGGCAACTAAAAGGCAAAACTAATACACCCAGGAACGGGTGACGCGGCGACTTGGCCGCCTAATTGCTATCTCCGTCATCAGGATTCTTCTGAATTACTCAACGGACTTCGGGCAAGATGCCCTTGAAGGAGGCAGGAATGGCGCAAGTCAAAGTTGGAGTGGTGGGCCTGGGAGCGTGGGGTCGTAATGTTGCGCGCTGCCTACACGAACTAAATGAGTGCGATCTGGTGGCTTGCTGCGACACGAACCCTGCGTCGCGCGCATTGGCCGAGCTGAACTGGAACGTCAAGACGTGCGAAACCCTGGACGAGATGCTGGAACGCTACCCGTCCATCCAGGCTATCGTTATAAGTTCACCCGCTATTACCCATTATCCCCTCGCAAAAAAGGCTCTTCTCGCGGACAAAGACGTGTTTGTAGAGAAGCCTTTCACGCTCGAGGTTGCACACGCTGAAGAGCTGCTTCACCTCTCAGAGGTCCGCGATCGCGTTCTTATGGTTGGCCATTTGATGGAGTACCACCCGGCCGTGAACTATATACGTGATCTCGTTCGCTCTGGAGAACTTGGTGACATCTACTACGTGTACACCCAGCGAGTGAACCTTGGCCGCATCCGCGGTGACGAAAACGCCCTATGGAGCTTCGCACCACACGATATCTCCCAAATCCTCTATATGCTCGGCGGAACACCCACCGACGTAAGCGCTCGAGGACAGAGCTTTATCCAGAAATCAATCGAGGACGTGGTGTTCCTGAGTCTGTACTTCAGCAACCGCGTCATGGCTCACATCCATATTTCATGGCTCGATCCACACAAGGTTCGCAGCACTACCATCGTCGGAAGCAAGAAGATGGTAGTCTTCGACGACGCGGCCACCTCTGAAAAACTCCGCATCTATGACAGTCGTGCCGAAATGCACCCTACCACTTCATACGGTGAAGCGACACAGGTTCGTTTTGGCGACATTCACATCCCCCGAATCTCCAGCACAGAGCCCTTGAAGATCGAGTTCCAACACTTTCTGGACTGCGTCGTACGGCGGCTCCGTCCTCGCAGCGATGCCTACGACGGACTGCAGGTAGTTCGGATCCTTGATTCAGCCCAACGGTCTCTCGATATGGATGGCATTCCTGTGGCACTCCAACCTGAGGAAGAGAGGCTGCATGCCCCAAGCCTCCCCTCGAAAAACCGCAGCTGGAGACCGGCCCCTGATGTACCCATCAGCTTGCCTGCCTTTGCCTATATGCCAGAGCTCTCGCAAAAGGTCCCCCAATGACAGCGATAACCAGAATGCGCACAGCGCTCACCCGGCCGGAGCTCATGGTAATCGCCTCCGCTTTGTTCGC encodes:
- a CDS encoding nucleotide sugar dehydrogenase; the encoded protein is MTTTIAVPLPSVAEHQLLKLNNRTAKVGVIGLGYVGLPLSLLFSEAGFVVQGFDIDAKKVSSLSEGRSYIQRIPHTDIQVAAERGFSATKDFSIISDQDVIILCVPTPLTEHREPDLSFIEKTAQAIAPHLRVGQLVVLESTTYPGTTEEILIPILNRGSRIGLHARESDKDVSDNVFYVAFSPEREDPGNNTVARRDIPKVVGGHEPIAGQLAGALYENIFGRVVKVSTTQAAEMTKLLENIYRCVNIALVNELKLLSLRMGIDIWEVIDAAATKPFGFQPFYPGPGLGGHCIPIDPFYLSWKAREWDFHTKFIELAGEINEGMPRHVLQSVSEALNRRCKALSGSKILVLGIAYKKDIDDLRESPSLQIIELLQQEQAKVDYNDPYFPTVGRGRHYNLGMKNTSLDTIGDYDCVVIVTDHSDYDYEAIVEGANLVVDTRNATKGINSPKIVRC
- a CDS encoding Gfo/Idh/MocA family protein, with the translated sequence MAQVKVGVVGLGAWGRNVARCLHELNECDLVACCDTNPASRALAELNWNVKTCETLDEMLERYPSIQAIVISSPAITHYPLAKKALLADKDVFVEKPFTLEVAHAEELLHLSEVRDRVLMVGHLMEYHPAVNYIRDLVRSGELGDIYYVYTQRVNLGRIRGDENALWSFAPHDISQILYMLGGTPTDVSARGQSFIQKSIEDVVFLSLYFSNRVMAHIHISWLDPHKVRSTTIVGSKKMVVFDDAATSEKLRIYDSRAEMHPTTSYGEATQVRFGDIHIPRISSTEPLKIEFQHFLDCVVRRLRPRSDAYDGLQVVRILDSAQRSLDMDGIPVALQPEEERLHAPSLPSKNRSWRPAPDVPISLPAFAYMPELSQKVPQ